Proteins encoded within one genomic window of Humulus lupulus chromosome 1, drHumLupu1.1, whole genome shotgun sequence:
- the LOC133796119 gene encoding uncharacterized protein LOC133796119, with amino-acid sequence MANLADASSSSSAPLEEDEELFYGAESGWVEAKTTCDHLPSLSSDLTHIPTPHTPCHTCQHPKENWLCLCCKEVLCSRFVNKHMLNHYHQTHHSLALSYSDLSVWCFACDAYLDAQLIQQLRPVYETAYHLKFGEAPPFRSV; translated from the exons ATGGCGAATTTGGCCGatgcttcatcttcttcttctgctCCTTTG GAGGAAGACGAGGAGCTGTTTTACGGAGCTGAATCAGGTTGGGTGGAGGCTAAAACCACCTGCGATCACTTGCCTTCCCTCTCCTCCGATCTCACTCATATTCCCACACCTCACACTCCTTGCCACAC GTGTCAACACCCAAAAGAGAACTGGCTGTGTTTGTGCTGCAAGGAGGTATTGTGTAGCCGTTTCGTGAACAAGCACATGCTCAATCACTATCACCAAACACACCATTCTCTTGCACTCAGCTACAG TGATTTATCAGTTTGGTGCTTCGCCTGCGACGCCTACTTGGATGCGCAGTTGATCCAGCAACTGCGGCCGGTCTATGAAACTGCTTACCATCTGaaatttggcgaggcccctccctTTCGGTCAGTTTAA
- the LOC133796113 gene encoding FAD-linked sulfhydryl oxidase ERV1 produces MLDSEKNPLQSVLKTLDKISSFIQIHLSNFMVPSPSPSTKSPLFSLYHSSKLNPWDRDSLPSIPLKDTKEKSAGPVSKEELGRATWTFLHTLAARYPDNPTRQQKKDVKELMAILTRMYPCKDCADHFKKVLSGNPVQAGSHTEFSLWLCQVHNVVNRSIDKPIFPCERVEARWGKSECPERECDVLGSTIDF; encoded by the exons ATGTTGGACTCCGAGAAGAATCCATTGCAGAGTGTACTCAAAACTTTGGACAAAATTTCCAGTTTCATCCAAATTCACCTCTCAAATTTCATGGTTCCATCACCATCACCCTCCACCAAATCAcctctcttctctctctatcACTCTTCCAAACTCAATCCTTGGGATAGAGACTCCCTCCCTTCCATACCGCTCAAAGACACAAAG GAAAAATCAGCTGGACCGGTTTCGAAAGAAGAGCTTGGAAGGGCAACATGGACATTTCTTCACACTCTTGCCGCCAGG TATCCAGATAATCCAACAAGGCAGCAGAAGAAAGATGTTAAAGAATTG ATGGCGATACTAACTAGGATGTACCCTTGCAAAGACTGCGCAGATCACTTCAAAAAAGTTTTGAG TGGAAACCCTGTACAAGCTGGATCTCACACTGAGTTCTCCCTGTGGCTTTGTCAAGTGCATAATGTTGTTAACAGAAG TATTGACAAACCAATATTCCCATGTGAGCGGGTTGAGGCAAGGTGGGGCAAGTCAGAATGCCCGGAGCGTGAATGTGATGTACTAGGAAGTACAATTGATTTTTGA